The sequence ttaaaaatagttatacatttatttgatacttactaaaatattattttcaatactttCTTCTCacctttgatttaataataatcaaattatattgataatctGTATCAATAATAAAGACAAACCGCGGCCATAAACAATCTGTCAACAATAAAGACATCATCCAAACGgctataaaatttctaaagctGTGTTCGCAAACGCTAGAAATAAAAACCtttgattggttaattctcttatgcgtTATACATTAGGCTAACATTTCATGTATCGTACGACAAGTTAATTAGACTTTTCAATTGGCGATAAGATAGAGCATTTCTAGAAACTCGGAAATCTCTCTAATCTATGACCAATCGAAAACGTCCAATCAGTTGGTCGTACAACACATGAAATATTAGCTTTATGCGTTATGAAAAAATCTGTGCCGGGCCCCAGAAAGTGAAAAGATGGCGGTTAATGAAGACGTAATGTAAGTACAtcatattgttaatattacaaatatttaagaaatatacacATTCTTAGATATCTATACTAaactaaagaataaatttattttcagaatgATGGAGACGGACTTGTCCGGAGACGAGATAATTGCACATGCAGCTTCTGAAATAGAGAAGCTGCATGTGCAACAAACGACGAATATGCCGccaacggcggcggcggtggcaggACCCTCGGCATTGGctccgccaccaccaccaccaccgccgccgacgGCGCCGACGACGTCGGCCCCACTACCTCTACCATCGCCGCCGTCGACATCGGCCCCACCATCGTCGCAGTCGCCGTCGACATCGGCcctaccaccaccaccgccgccgacCTTACTATCAACAATACCGttaccgccgccgccaccgccgatggcgacggcgacggcgacggcggcggcggcggcggcggcagcggcggcgtcAGCCCCACCGATGTGGTGGGCCCCATGGATATGGCCGTGGGGAATTATGTCACCGTCGACATCGGCCCCACTATCATCGCCGCCGTCGACATCGGCCCCACTACCATCGCCGCCGTCGACATCGGccccaccaccaccatcagcATTGTTGCCACAGCAATATACAAGACGTAAGTAACCAAGACCTTGCAGTGGTTTTTTCgcctctttttaattaaattgataaaaatattaatattttattaatgttttattttttcttttttacagcTCCTCGCTGGCAAcgtggaaataaaaaatttaaaaaagaggcGGCGGGCAAAACCGCGGGAGAGGCCGTGGGAGAGGccaaaacatatatattacgtaccaataaaaagtaagtaataTAAGTAATACGAAAACAATATGAGGCTTGTTCTtcgtcgctgcactgctgtctggtgcaataagttagaatgagaaaaaatatttgtcttattctaacttactgCACcggtgcagcagtgcagcgacaaaAAACAGGCCTATAGAAACAACACGTCACAATAAacgtgtataaaataataatatttgtttcgtTTCAGAGCACCTGTCCTGGGACAAAAACTCGCGCGCGTACAGTTGGCCGTGCctcttgatatattttaattaactgtattttaactttttaaataaatattaagcatTCACATAAACACATCACTGTGCAG is a genomic window of Monomorium pharaonis isolate MP-MQ-018 unplaced genomic scaffold, ASM1337386v2 scaffold_543, whole genome shotgun sequence containing:
- the LOC118648616 gene encoding actin cytoskeleton-regulatory complex protein PAN1-like, with the translated sequence MMETDLSGDEIIAHAASEIEKLHVQQTTNMPPTAAAVAGPSALAPPPPPPPPPTAPTTSAPLPLPSPPSTSAPPSSQSPSTSALPPPPPPTLLSTIPLPPPPPPMATATATAAAAAAAAAASAPPMWWAPWIWPWGIMSPSTSAPLSSPPSTSAPLPSPPSTSAPPPPSALLPQQYTRPPRWQRGNKKFKKEAAGKTAGEAVGEAKTYILRTNKKAPVLGQKLARVQLAVPLDIF